CTGCTCCAACTGCCGATGGCGCAAAGCGCGTTTTAAAAACACTCCCCGGCGGCGCTCTCTAATatgtttgataatttattaaacaacaATACCATTCTTTCGCGGGGTTGgcacaccaacacaaacaaaaaaaaaacaccaaattgGCAACATCTTTGTCTTCGCAGTGCCAGCATggcaaaaacacactcacatgCAGACGGCAAAGCAACGACTAATCGTCGGTGATAAACATTTCCACTTGAATGGGGAACGATGGGCAGGAAATTCCATCGCCGCGCCAGGAAGCCAAACGTACGTAAAATAACAGACTCATCTTTTGGCAGTTCGCGAAAAGTGGAAGTTTTTTCTCTGCCTTTCCCCGTTGGCCTGTTCTTTGCCAACGAAAAGAAACCTCGCGCACCTACCAGGCGCCAATCGTTCGCTCACATTTTCCCAGATCCAGCTTATCGGGATGAAGCGTGGGGGATCGGTAAATCTGGAAGCTCGTGCCTTGCGGTCTCCtcccacccccaccccacTGTTGTGCGATCAAcaattgaaagttttccgaAAGGCAGTGTGATGTTTTTCTCTTCCCCACTCCAGCTCAATCCAGCTAActgagcacacacacaacaccgtAAACATGCACTCGATAAAAATCTTAATCTTTTGAGATAtgatattaataattttctttccaactACCATTTGCAAAGCTACGGGGAATGGAAGGATGTACACCGGTGGCGGACCAGAAAGTGGCAACATTTGCGCAAATGGGATGAAACCCCATTTTGCAGCTCCAGCATTCAGCTGCAGGTGCCTTCgtgtgtttgctgctgttacgccttttttttctgtagaaTGCGCGACAGGAAAAGCTCTTCGGTGGAGCTCAGCACGCACGAGGTACAAATTGCTGTCTCGAGCAGGAGGCCCGAGATTCGATGAAGTGACCCTGGCAACTCGTTTCTGTGCCACACAAATACGAAAGGGAAGGCTACGAATGCGCACAACATCCTTGCCTCCAGCGTACACCCCCCCGGTGTCCTTCCTCAGCACGCTGACACGAATCTCGTCggataagttttttttccggtgCCTCTTCTAActtcgaccaaaaaaaaaaaaatccccgccTCACCGTGGAAAAGCAGAAACGCATTGAGTCAGCAGAAAATGTTTCAGCATTCACACGGGCCACCGGGAACtggcatacacacacatatgtacGCATACTTCCCGCATGCAAACATGAAGTCTGCCAAGGCATGCCAAAGGATGCTGTGCGttcgtgtccttttttttgctgtttgtttgccggGAGCAAGGGAGTGGAAGTTGTGGGGAGGAGAAAAGAGTCGACGGGAACTGAACAAGAACGAGTGGcatgaaatttatatttatggTGTATACTTTGCTGGCAGCGGCGTACTTCACTGTGCCTGGTTGGAGAGCAAGTGGAAAATATCCTTCCCGCCTTGCCTTGCTCTCGTGTGCCGGGTAGACGAGCATCTAAGACCCTTTTGGGGCGAATATTATTAGTTGCTCGGTTTTCCACGGAAAAGTGCTGCTGTCGTGTTGGCGCACTTGCGCTTGCACGGCGGGACTGACAACTTTCCACCCACGTGAAGTGTGCCTGCCAGTGCCACACAGCAGCGTGGAAGGGTCCCTCTGTCCCTTTGCGCACGGTAGCTCCATTTCTCGATGAGCTGACTTACTTACGGACCACCGGTTTTCCAAAACGTCACCTGCTGAAACGTTCCACCCTCGGGGTGGGGGAAAGTGAACTGTTGCTGACCCAAAACCTCCACCCGGGCAAGCTTTCGCAACGCAACAACGCACTGGGAACTGGGTcgtaaaaatgatttttttaaagtacgtACCACGTACCCGGGCCACGCCGCACACTCGCACTGTTTTCAtccttgtgtgttttttttcctttatttttcccCCATCAGACGCCAAACAGTCAAAAGGGGAGCCACTTCGGCATAACTTTGAAGCCGGAGGGTTTATGGCCCACCCCCTAATGGGAGCTCACCTCCGAGGGAAAACTCCCGGAAGTGGTAAACCGTGTGGGTGCGAAACGACGTGTGGTTCCGCCACAAGTGGTTACACTTTTACCTTCCCagctcggtgtgtgtgtgtgtgtgtgtgtgtgggggggggggaatggaatcactttttttttcttttcggtttttcaGTTATGCATATAGGAACTAAAAGCTTGGACTTTAATaaactacacacacactaaaGGTTTCCGCTCGGaagagggaaaacaaaaccgaatccCAAGTATCCCTCCCAAGGGTTAAAGATGAATAATAAGCGGAACCGGATTACGATGAGTGAAATTTATGAAGTTCAAGGTTATGCTGCTCCGTGAAGGATGCTGAACTACGGGTAGTGGTCTTGAAAATGGTAAAGCACAGCACATGAGCATGAAGGAGAGTTCTGGGTGCCGcctcttttgttttgccttttcaaGAAGTTCACGATTTATCGTTTGTCTAAGAAGAATTTTTAACCGAAATTAGCATAAGCGTCGTCTGAGTTTGATGAGTCAGCTTATAGTAGCTACAAATAAGTTGGTAGTTGTACCTTAACTCCATAGCATTCCGTCTCCTGTTAGACGGAATAGAATGAGGTACATTGCGAGTCGAGTTTTATAATACCCGGACGTTGACAGGTCTCGGAGTCTTCCTGTCAAGATACCTTGAAGGGATGAGTTCAATACGAGAAGCACTCTGATCTCAATACATAATTGTCAGATAGACATTAGGCTATCTTCAGACAGACATACTTCTTGCCTTCTAAATGTGTTGGATACTGGAAATATATGGGATTGCATTTCCGAGACGATACATGGAATGTCTTTGGTCTGAGATGTAGAGGTGAAGATAGGAGATGAGTGGTAGAATGGTCCAGGTGCTCAATCTGACCTCATGTTAGGTAACTTTCTCAGTAGCAAGAACTCTCGTTATATATTTAATAGCAAGTGCTCCTTTGATGAAATGAATTAACTTCGCAGGTAGTACTTCAACTGAAGACCCTGGAGAGGTATCCCAATAGTTATAACCAGAGGTGATTTTTAAACAGAGTCGCCAAATTACTATGTGTGGAGTAGAATCATGTCCTCTAAGGTCAAGAAAGGTCCTCCAAAACACCTGGAAAAATTTGACGAAAACCTACAGAGTTGTTAGTCTGAGACCTCTTCACTCAGGGAGGGCAAATCCTTGAGGATATATTCTTGCATCTCCGTCATTATTccacaataaaataaacccaAAGATGAAAGATAAATGTACTCGTCGAAAGATCAACTAATTTCATAAATACAATTTCTTCAAAATGTCTGTAACGATTCGTGCCATAAAAATGTTTGGCAACGATCTCTCAAAAACATTTCCATCATTAAAACGGCCACACCGCATACAGGCCACAGAACGATGTGCGATTCAATTTATGATTTACATTAGTGAGTGGCAAATGAATGTTTCCCTTCTTTTTATTAAAACCGCACAAAGAATTCTTCAATCTGCCAGGAGGGTGTCGGACAACATGCATCATGTGGTTGAATTTGagcttgtattttttttctcttaatttCCTAAAAATTTGACTACTCAATGTGCGCAAGTGTTTTCCAGCTGTTGGTGGTGCAACTTTCCACCGGTGGAAAGTAGAGACATCATCCCTCGTCCATCAACCTAGAGAACATCAAccattttatgtttcatttcctCCATGTTGGAATGCTTTTGTGTGTTATTCTGTTCACTAAGTCTTCCCAACTTGctcttgcgtttttttttttgccgaccaccaccatcgacCATGGCGGTATAACTAATTTATTCGTCCATTGGGGCCCTTTTACTCGTGTCTGTAGGCTCGCCACGGTTTACcagacaaataaaacaaaaaacacacaccaaaccCAGTTCTATCGTGCCACCGGATCATTTACACCGAAAACGCATTTCTGTACAGAAGGTtggtggaaagcaaaaaagttCCGACATCCGTACACACCAAATAAAGACGAGCCAAACGGAATGAGGTTTTGCCCAATAGTACACACATCCCTTCCAATGGGATGTTCGTTTCATTTACACGGGGAGTGACAGaagagacttttttttttgttcggacTGGGGGTGGGTGCTAAAACAAAGCACCCAAATGAGAGCGAGCACCCCCCTTCAGTTCCGGCCATGGATGAGACCCAATCCAGCACGAACCAAAAGGAAGGCTGCTATCTATCCATCTTGTACTGTTTTcgtgtgcgttttttgtttttggttcgaTTCTAGGGGTCCATGGTTCCGTTTTCTCCTGCTGTTCTTTccctttattttattcatttaattttccatgCCCCACATCGTTTGGCAAATGAAGTCAGCGGAAAAGGCGGCCACAAAGTTTTAGCTTTCTGTGGGTCCAAACCTTCCACAAACCCTCGGCTCTATCTATTTGCACGGGGTATTCACAACCACCGCAagtaattaacattttaatgtgtttcCACCGTGTTCCACTACGCGTGTGGACTCCGCGCGGAACCTAGAGAGGAGCCTTTTTCGCGCTTCGATGCGCCAGTGACCCGCGCGCACCAGCAACCATTGACGCCCCATTCGTCATTTCACTTTAAAGGTCTATGCGATTGTGAACCGTGTTTgaaatgttgtttctttttgtactTCAAACTTCAACATTCACATTCCATAGGAACCTGCTGGGCCAGTTCTACCCTTGAAGCGCATCAAAAGGCGTGGTTTCTAGCTGGTGGCTGCCGGAATTGAAAGACGCCATTAAATGGTTTGTATCTACATgcacataaataataattatccCAGAGGCAGAGGCCCCAAATGCAGCCCTCAATGCGAACCGGTGGTACAATGCGCCATAAAGGCGGAGGGAGTAGGTCCAGGGGGGTTGCCGGAGTCGGAGACAGTTGTAACAAGCATAAACGCATGAAACATGAGCGTGTGCTTTGTGTACGTAACGACAACGaagagaaacgaaaaaaaaaccttccttcTCGCTAGCCAACTCGAAATGTAGATTGAATTTCAATGACTTTGAACCTAATATTAATGAGCCACAACTATCGTGGCCGGAGGGAAGAGGAGAGGAGGGCCCGGGCGTTGCAATACAGTGGCTTTGATTAATTTTCACTGATTTTTGTCAAAGCACAGGCGGCAGTGGCTTGGAATAATTTTTCCACCCGCGCCACGAAACGGGGGAACCACTCAAGGAAATGGGTGattaaatcatgtttttgcttttgataTACGACCCTTTGGGAgtaaacagaaacaaaaaaaagcatgagAGAAGTCACCCTCCACTGTCGTACAACACAAAATAACGAAAAACGCACGCACAATGTAAATGGTGAATGGAAGATATGGAAATGTTTTTCGGGACTAGCAAAAGGTTCGGCCGTGTGCATTGGGGGGGACAGCGAAGTattgaaaaacattcttcaGAACCTGCTGGTAGATgggaaaaagtaatattggAGAGACGCGCTTGTGCGCTGactatttatttgttttaatgtgcGTCTACGTGTGTTTTGCCTTTGTGGGTCtcttttgtttgattattgGTGATTTATTTTCCTATTGTTTTTGGTGTACACAGGGAGAGGTCTAGGTAGCCATGCATGGGGAAGCACGCCTgaggaaaatggtgaaaatttaTGGTGCCAAACAAATCGAAGCGAAACAAGCGAAGCAGGCGGTGGAAACTTTCTCTAGAATGCAATGAAGCGGGTACTATAGCAACGTAGCAACGTACCAGTGTCACGTGGATGGTGGAATGAATTATAACTCTATTCCGCACATCAACCGTAGGTGAGTGAGTGTGAGACAGtgagaaggagaaaaataaagcGAACAGCAAGTAATACTCTAAActaatttgttttcatttcaaagcccaaagagaaaaaagaatgtGCAACCTGTGAATGAAATTGGAAGGTGAATTAATCTTTCACCGTATTGATGGCCACATATCCCTCCGAGCAAAAGCGACAAAAAGGGACAAGTTTAATCAACGGAAAACGGCTTCACATATGCGCCCGAGAGAGTCCGGCTTTTTATGGTGCTTGATTTTCGCACGCTTCCAAAATTGGATACCGTTTTTCCGCGACCCCGCGCGCCGTTCGAACATTCATgacaatttcatttcatcccTTCAAAATGGCAACGGCCAACaacaataaaggaaaaaacacTCCCTcacgcgtgtgtgcgtgttgctgCCGTTTTATATGAAGACGAATGCGACTGCCTGAAAGCTCATCACCATTACGCGGATCGTGTGGTGGACGTTGAAGTCCCCCGCCGGCGGTTGTCGGCAGCGGAGAATGGTGGTTCCTGATTCCACGTTCGatttggtttttggtggcaTCCCTAAAaccgggagaaaaaaaaaacgggagccATCCGCGTACGCGCGCTCTTCGGTGAAAGGGAGGTAAAAAATGGCACcccataaataataattgccatcatatgtgtatgtgtgtcccCGCGTTTGTCCCCGGTAGCGGAACGGGACGCAAAGAAAGGCCAACCGGAATATCGTAGTGTCCGGAGGATCCGAACAGAGTGTGCGGGGCAAAGGAAACATTAACGCAATCGTATTTCAGTTGATTTATGCTACCGGTGCAGCAATGCTGGCGTGTCCTGGCGGGCTTTAGTGGCTGGGGAAAGAGCGAAAAACAATCATAAAAGCAACCCCAACTTGGAAACGGCGGGGGTGGAAAATAGAAACAAGATACAATGTGGCACACATCGTGGACACATTCGCGGTCTATTACAGCTGCAGCTCTAGCATGCGAGCAAACGCGCTGAAATAGAACGTTGTATCCGCGTACGCTCCCTCCTGGTCGTCAGAGGAATTACTTTCGCAGATTTTACAGTGgccagcgaaaaaaaaagaaaggtgaCGAATCGTAATTATGCTGTACATATTGGACATGTGACCTtctccgttgttttttttgcatcttcTCCCGCGCACTACCGCACTACTGGTTAACTCTACTTTCGCGCGTGTCCCAACAACGGCGGTGAAATGAAATTGCCAACGGGGGCCACGTAATGAACATATGAGATatgaatttcaattaaaacccCTGCAAAAGTTCACTTGTGGGCCCCCGTCGCGGAACAAAGTTTCCCCCTTTGTGGGTGTTCCGTTTTTTCCGTCCGTGTCCGAATGGCACGAGTGCCTCTCGCAGGGATGATTAGTTGGGTGCACGatttggttttacttttgccGTTTCCTTTTTCGGTGTCTAAAGTTATTACCGATAGTGCTGCTTTCTGCCTTCTGCCATATAGCACCCCGAGGAGGACAGGCGAGAGTTAGACCAGGCCATCATACGTCGGGTGGTGTGAACACAAAAACGTGCAACCTGGCCGCTACTTGTCGTGGCATGAAAGGTGTCAGAATGCATGAAAAATGCAACGCTTCATCTGCAGTTACGGCCAGTTCAACCTCCCACACATGTGTCCCAGAATTTGCGATGAGCGCGGTTCCCTTCGGTCGATTCGATTTTTGGggacaattttatttattttccttcgctATCTAACATTGTGTACCAATGCAGGGTTCgctggaagaaaaaatcaGAACACAGCAgctggaagaaaaaatacTGTGGGTCGGTCTCTTCTAAAACATGACGGTTCCACGATCTGTCGGCTGGATGGCGATCCCGTTCCGACGATAAAAGGACGTTCgcataaatataaataaaaaaagcctGGACTTCTACACACAGGTGCGCACACGGTTGGCCGTCATTGGGGTCGCTCATCGCTCGTCCAGGTGTGCGAGCATTATTATTCATAAATGTCCGCATCATCTCGCTGATGGCACCGAATCCCGATCACCAGCCGGGGACATTTTTCCCCGAATGTGTGCAAAATGGAGCACAGGGAAAAGGAGAGATCTCTAATCCACAGCTGTCAGCGCGTCTGCCATTTTCCCAAAAAAGCGCCAACAGTAGGCCATGGCAgattgcatttattttttacagtTTTTCGGATAAACTAATTCTAGTtagttttgaaatttttgaaaccCAATTTTGTTCGCTCTCTTCTATCCCGAATTCTTCATGTTGTTTGATCGATCGCCTTTCGACACACGAATCACACGGACAAAACTGGACCCCAAAATGGCGGAGAAGGCAAATTAAATGGTTTGCTTTATGATGCGTTTCATCCGCGTGCTGTCTCGATATTAGCTACCGATTTATGCAACTAAAATTGAAGCCGACTTTCGAGACCGCAGATATGATCCAAATTTATAGCATCCCGTCATCGCCGTCGTGGGgtatttgttttgccttttttaatCGGTGAATTTATAATCCCATCATCCCATCGGTGGGGGGTTTGATAAGTTGCATACGTTTCCACGCTCCGTTTGTGCACGGTACTGCTGCTACCattaaaatagtttatttattaGAGCCACCCTTGTGGCTGCCTTAGGTTTTGGTGACTCTCCGTTCCCCCGGAGGCGATCTCTCTTACAAGATTTGGACAACCTTCTTCTCTCCGGGGCCTCGCTATCGGTTAAGCTATTCGCCCGataaccgaaccgaaccgaaccggcaTGCGGGAATAGAGCGATAAATTCCAATGTTTACACTAATCAACAGTCTGCTGCCCACGGTGGAACGTTTctttacatttaattaaaacatatcaTATTAATTTGTGGGCAAAAGGTCGTCAGCCCACGATTACGATTCGAATAACCGCACCGGCCTCCGTCCAGGGTGCACAATCATAACCGATAAGAGATCAGCGCTAGACCTTTAGGCGGTTGTTCGGCGGGTTTTTCGGTAATCATTCCACCTAAATCTGTCACAGCTTGTTCCGATGGTTCCGTCTCCGCACGGCTGGGGGTCACGACCGATCAGCAAAAGCGGCACACGGCACCAGGACAGATGTGTCCGAGATGGAGCTGAGAAATATTTTGCATTCTCGTTAATTAAGGGAATCTTTCCCAATTCTAGCGAATTCCGAGTATTCAACCCAGCAGCATCACCACTGCGCTTTTTCTGAGTGTTGAATTAGGACTAGAAAAATCAGTATTGTTTACGTTCATTTTCTTCGAGTGTGTATTCTTCGAGATTCGCAGGCCGCAGTGGCCAGAAGGAGAAAGCTTATAAGGTTAATTTCACCCTAATAAACCTGCGATATACCTGACATCCCTAAGCTCTCCGGTGCGTTACGCGAATAGCAAAAGTTCCCCAAAAGCAGCAACCGAAAACGAACTCTCTGCCTAATACGTTCGAAAATTCCAAACAGTCCGGTAAGAAATATGCCCAAATTTATGACAGTGTTGAGTCATTAATGGACCTGGGCTGCGTGGCCTGGCGTGGCGTGGAGTGTTTTGGAAAATGCCAGAAATTTATTATCCAATCAACCTTGTCTGGTATTGGGAGAGGGGGCAAGAGAGCCGGCGATTTCCAAAAGGTACACCACGAGGGACATGGTCCGCATTAATTCCTAAACACGGCGAACGGTATCTTCGGCATGCAATAACCGGGCCAACATTCCTAGAGCGCACCGGCTTACGCTCTTACCAGGAATCTCCACCACAGATACACGCACACTGCGAAAGTGGATATCATCGCCCACATTGCTCAGAATAAGCGCCACCGCAAAAAGGGGTTGACATAGCAGGTAGCAGCATGGTTTAGTCCCCGATCGTTCGGTTCCCTCTCCTTCGTGAAGGCAAAGGAAAACCAAACGCCGCCGCTTTTTTGCGCTTCACGGTGACCCTTTTTCCACCCAGCATTACTTAGTATTTACGCAAACCGGACCATTAGACGAGTACTTGAACTTCAGCACAGCAACTCCTGCCCATTAAAGTGTCATTTCAAATTACAAAATTACGTCTTCAGACCGGGGCGGCCTGGGTCTCCGCTTACTGGCCCGTAGTTTCCAATTTCCATCTGTGACGACGCGTACATGCCCAATTGCTTCTGACAGTGGCCATATTAGAGCCCCGCCATGTGCACCATATGTGACCCGCTTAACCCCCATCAGGGAAAAAGGACGAGCACTGTGCCTTTTCGCAAAGTTCTTAAGCTTGGAACGGCCAAGTGGGAACGTGCTGCAGGCTACGAAATGAACGCTCTCGGTTAACCGCGCCGTGTCATAAATAAAGGTTAGCCTTAGATAGCCCAGCGCTCCGAAAAGTCCGAAAAGGAGCGCACATTGGCACGGCGAGATTATTGGAAAGGGattggaaaagtttgaaataatttgaagCAAGTGGGCAGCAACACGTATCTTCCTCCCTGCCTTGAAGACAAGCCATTGGTTTGAGTGGTCTGAGTGTTCCAATTTTATGTCCGACCATTAGTTCAACTTTTACCAAGTTTTGAAATATATTCAAGGATAAATGTCTGATTACTCCTTACCACGGGAGCGCAAATGATCTACGACTTTCAGTGCCATTCTCCAGCAATTCTATCAATTATTTGCTTCATCTTTAAGCTCTCACTAGTCACAGCATTGTGTTCTCACCTTCTCACATTCTGTCCGAGACAAACACAACGCCGCCTACTACGATCACGCTGAGGTGCATCTCAGCGCTCCAGACAGACGGATAGCTGCTCTACCGTACCAGGTcaaaaaccacaaccaccGAAAATGGCCAACCAAATTGCACAATCCGGAATTGCAGCCGAAATGTTGCCGACCGTCTTTCAAGCTGCCGCCCAAACCGCAGCCGATGAAGCGAACGCTTTGTTTCCTGCCGCTTGCAGCGAAGAGAGCACGGGATAAATTATGCTTAGCAGGCTCTGTGTGAGACGCAGACTTCGTCCAACCATACGGAAATTAATGATCCCGATTTCGCACACATCTCCACTGTGTTTGTGTTAGTGAGTTCGTTGTTTCTTGTTGCAACTCCACTAAAGCTAGacgatttaaacatttttggcATCCTGTCAACATGTGGCACGGTGGCCTACTTTATGGTAGCCTACTTAGTTTTTGCTGTTGGAGTCCCGTGTCAAACAAACTATAACTTCTTCACATTATCACACCTCGGGAGCAGTTTGGGtccgagcaaaaaaaaacttacggTGTATGTGTTAAATGCGCGCAAGAGATAAATGCAACATGATGTCTTTACGACAGGCGCGCACAGACGATACTTATCGAAATTCTCACTAAATCGACGTTAGCTGATACATACAGCAGTGGACGCATTTATTGAACCTCTGCTTATCATCCTTCCGCACGGTCAGTGGTGGATAGTTAATCCCACCAAAATCCTCTGGCGATCGATCGAGATACTGACGAGATATCGAGTTTATCCAAAGTGTAAAGAAGTCGCACGACTGTGGCGCAGTTAGTTATGTTTTAACGCTCCACCGGTGTCGGTGGTGTACTACAACGCAGCGTTAGGTTGCCCTGTGCAGACACACAAATGGATAGAAAAGTGCGTGTAATTAGCATTTTGCTCGGTTGTTTGGCGCTGTTCGGCAATGGCCAATCCGTGGTCGAACGTGACCAGCCTGAGCTGATGCGAGTGCAGGAGAATACGGTCAATGAAGCTGCCCACGACTTCCCCGCGAAGGATTACGGCCCGCATGAGGTGACTCCCTTCCTGGTTGGTGGTGgaccagcagcagccggagCGTACCCGGCCCAGGTCGCCGTACAGATCGGCACGACCACGTTCTGCGGTGGGTCGATCCTGAACCAGAACCACATACTCACCGCGGCCGGTTGTGTGCTGGACGCGAACAACAACCTGATCGCCGCCAACCAAGTGACGGTGCGGGCCGGCGTACTGACGGTGGACCAGAATGCACCGGCGCTGGCCGTCAACCGGATCTTCCCCCATCCGCAGTACAACCCGTGGACGTTCGAGAATGACATTGCCGTGATGCGGCTGACGAACAACATCGTGTTTCCGCAGCTGGCCAATCCGAACATGGCACCGGCCGAGCTGAACCACCGGATCGTGCGCGATGCGGACATCTGCCAGGTGCTTGGCTGGAATTGGTTGCCCACGGCGCAGACTGTCCCACTCCAGGTGCTGAATGTTGCGTACGGGTCTCGCGCTACCTGCACCGCCCAGCACCAGGGCATGCTGCGAGATTCGATGGCCTGCACGGAGCTGACGGTCAATACGCACGGCATCTGTGCGGCGAACCGTGGCGGTGGTCTGTACTGTAACGATCTGCTCACCGGTGTGATCTCGTTCGGGTTCGGCTGTGGCACGAACGTCACGTACACGGTGCACACCCAGGTCCGATACTATCACAACTGGATACAGCAGCAGTTCGTGCGCACGGACATACCGGTCGCCGGTCCTACTCCGTTGCCGGGTGTGGGAGGAGGTGGAGGTGGAGGTGGTGACGCCAGCACCATCACCCTTTCCCTAGCGACCGTCATGGTCGCGATCGTATCCGCCCTATTCCTCAACTAAATCCCCAACCATATCAGTATCATGCGGTGTGTCATCAGCAAGAAGTCCAATAAACGTACTACATCAGTGACACCCGAAACTGTTTTCACACGCAATTTATTCGCTCACAGATCGGTGCTTGGGTGGGCTCGCATTATGCCAAAGATAAAGTACAGCAAGGTGTACAGTATGCAGTAGCCCATAAAGATAACGTACACGATGTATCCGAAGGCGGAGTTCGGTTCCGTAAAGGTGAAACTACTAGCATCGGGAGCGGGCTCTACCAGCGGGGAATCAATCATTTTCGCCACACTTCTCGGGCTTGTAATATTGCGTAATTCCAGCATGGTAACCGAGGTGCCGCAGCTGGATAGCGCATCCGGTTGCAGAGTCAGCATGGCGTGTGGGGTTAGGTTTTCCAACACCATCGCTCCTTCCAGGTGGTACACGTTGAGACTGCTGCAGTATAACGCGTTGATCAATTCATTCACAGAACGGTGCTGTCCgggatccaccagaagtaacgCTTTGTGCAGCGTTCCTCCAGGGTCCGCTCGGTGCCAGCAAAGTAAGGATGTGCCATTGTGTCGTTGCGTCTGCTCAGGTGGAGCAGCTGATGTGGGGTTTCTACGTAGTCTACCGAACGTACTGAGCACAACTAGCTCACG
The Anopheles moucheti chromosome 2, idAnoMoucSN_F20_07, whole genome shotgun sequence genome window above contains:
- the LOC128298855 gene encoding uncharacterized protein LOC128298855, which translates into the protein MKRLVGEKNMANVHGSRWPTLVALVALAVLGGDVACETFQFPEFVAIEGGDNGAACGGWIIDKMLRPQVLTTDACVQRGHRSLRQILIRYGSSEVTGRTSSLAVDRLLTHRADRDRELVVLSTFGRLRRNPTSAAPPEQTQRHNGTSLLCWHRADPGGTLHKALLLVDPGQHRSVNELINALYCSSLNVYHLEGAMVLENLTPHAMLTLQPDALSSCGTSVTMLELRNITSPRSVAKMIDSPLVEPAPDASSFTFTEPNSAFGYIVYVIFMGYCILYTLLYFIFGIMRAHPSTDL
- the LOC128298854 gene encoding trypsin-like encodes the protein MDRKVRVISILLGCLALFGNGQSVVERDQPELMRVQENTVNEAAHDFPAKDYGPHEVTPFLVGGGPAAAGAYPAQVAVQIGTTTFCGGSILNQNHILTAAGCVLDANNNLIAANQVTVRAGVLTVDQNAPALAVNRIFPHPQYNPWTFENDIAVMRLTNNIVFPQLANPNMAPAELNHRIVRDADICQVLGWNWLPTAQTVPLQVLNVAYGSRATCTAQHQGMLRDSMACTELTVNTHGICAANRGGGLYCNDLLTGVISFGFGCGTNVTYTVHTQVRYYHNWIQQQFVRTDIPVAGPTPLPGVGGGGGGGGDASTITLSLATVMVAIVSALFLN